Proteins encoded in a region of the Candidatus Methylomirabilota bacterium genome:
- a CDS encoding pitrilysin family protein has protein sequence MKVRRGAGFALIVAAATLFGSACSSAPSGNPPSASQGPMREVLPNGMRLIVQEHRVSDVVALHLWVGVGGRDEFPAERGFSHFAEHMLFKGTATRGPGFVDRDIESVGGRTNAGTSWDYTFYYILLPASRATQGIEILADMAFNSAFDPGELAREREVVFEEMRLGEDNLRTFLGRRLFYLTFRGEPYGHPVLGDREMLQASSQETLRGYYKQHYVPDNMTLVVVGAVDPAQVRVAALRAFASVPAQGYRRATPPAPRPLDDSYREVRPRPERQGSLGLAWLAPVLGASDMFAADLLAHILGGSQTSRLNQALRERQQLVSSVRASYSALQGAGMIGVSALFEPDDLDKVEAAVLAEVKRIQDEGVTQAERDRAVTAAESRHLFSIETAEGRAYAYGMAETLWSLEGEIKYLDGIRSVTREQIQAAARRYLGAQHARLALVPRDRP, from the coding sequence ATGAAAGTTCGCCGTGGCGCCGGTTTTGCCCTCATCGTGGCGGCGGCGACCCTTTTCGGCTCCGCTTGCTCTAGCGCGCCCTCCGGCAACCCCCCATCCGCTTCCCAGGGACCCATGCGGGAAGTGCTGCCCAACGGCATGCGCCTGATTGTCCAGGAACATCGGGTGAGCGACGTAGTCGCGCTGCACTTGTGGGTGGGCGTTGGGGGCCGTGACGAGTTCCCAGCCGAGCGCGGCTTTTCACATTTTGCGGAGCACATGCTCTTCAAGGGTACTGCAACGCGGGGGCCGGGTTTCGTGGATCGCGACATCGAGTCAGTCGGCGGCCGCACGAATGCGGGCACCTCATGGGACTACACCTTCTACTACATCCTTCTGCCTGCGTCCCGCGCCACTCAGGGCATCGAGATCCTCGCCGACATGGCCTTCAATTCCGCGTTCGACCCGGGCGAGCTGGCCCGGGAGCGCGAGGTCGTCTTCGAGGAAATGCGGCTGGGCGAGGACAATCTCCGTACCTTCCTAGGGCGCCGCCTCTTCTATCTGACGTTCCGGGGCGAGCCCTATGGCCACCCGGTGCTCGGAGACCGTGAGATGTTGCAGGCGTCGTCCCAGGAGACCCTCCGCGGCTATTACAAGCAGCACTACGTGCCCGACAACATGACGCTAGTCGTCGTAGGTGCTGTTGATCCCGCTCAGGTCCGAGTCGCGGCGCTGAGGGCCTTCGCGAGCGTTCCCGCCCAGGGGTATCGGCGCGCGACGCCTCCGGCGCCTCGTCCTCTGGACGACTCGTATCGCGAAGTGCGCCCCCGGCCGGAGCGCCAGGGCTCTCTCGGCCTCGCCTGGCTTGCCCCGGTCCTGGGCGCCTCCGACATGTTCGCGGCGGATCTGCTCGCGCACATCCTGGGCGGCTCGCAGACATCGAGGTTGAACCAGGCGTTGCGTGAGCGGCAACAGCTCGTCAGCTCAGTGCGGGCCTCGTACAGCGCGCTCCAGGGCGCCGGCATGATCGGCGTGAGCGCTCTCTTCGAGCCGGACGATCTCGACAAGGTGGAGGCAGCGGTGCTGGCCGAGGTCAAGCGCATCCAGGACGAGGGCGTGACCCAGGCTGAGCGCGACCGCGCGGTGACCGCGGCGGAGAGCCGGCACCTGTTCTCCATCGAGACCGCGGAGGGTCGCGCCTACGCTTACGGGATGGCCGAAACCCTCTGGAGCCTCGAGGGCGAGATCAAGTACCTCGATGGCATCCGCTCGGTGACCCGGGAGCAGATCCAGGCGGCGGCACGGCGGTACCTCGGCGCCCAGCACGCGCGCCTCGCGCTCGTCCCGCGGGACCGGCCATGA